A window of the Microvirga terrae genome harbors these coding sequences:
- a CDS encoding cellulose biosynthesis cyclic di-GMP-binding regulatory protein BcsB: MRRVLIFPLLAAQAMVAQNVVAQAPFGMSPGGPSAPSSIRPGPQQDPGLQAPSAAPFEMRQPGVSPSPPPTAAPAPQSGNAAPFAVSPQRPAPASPPPQAGTSPARPAALPATGTAAVRNPARIERPVLPFETIRLEGETDARSWTFHLTQDEASSGASIALGYKNAVVAMPEGSRLRIAINGESVVDTPISSPTDVKHMTASIRPGLLRAGQNIIRMEAFQRHRTDCTIEATYELWTDVDSASTKLVFADGATKTLRGLDDLPAVGVDNTGVTTIRVVAPKIYRPEVRDRLLRLVQLVALRGRYAHPVIQVVEADPGPSPIGTIKVAMGLASELRGLISGVPDAAMIQPLTMMMQETGSLGSTLVVSGPTWQDLDTAIGIVGTKGINATRTERGMIDTASWQWPEVPTAFGAQSFRFADLGVPTQEFSGRRLKTGFSINLPSDFYATEYGEAILNLDAAYTSAVRPGSHVNVFVNGMISTQMTITSQGDIVRRHKIRVPLRNFKSGLNHITIEAILLTDADERCAPGETLSEANRFVLFDTTTLEFPTYGRIGRLPDLAVMSAGHFPDDDLPTTVVLARLDPPNYSAAGTLLARMARSAGTPVRAQFSNAASADDESVLFIGAVDQIPAGLLNRVKVSEHLRMIWPSTPAVGEKAGQQTASPDFSLPASQASPDRIAAASTDEVRKRWSETFQRRGVIQQTIGTVQDWLERTFSLSLGSLALDERSEAPYEPPQRASLLIAQSRTEASGVWTLVTARTDKGLAAETARLANPTVWSQVAGRAVALEPREMKLQVEPIKDYRFVQTLPPSLTNLRLVAANWMSANILPYALLLLACCTFLGIATSLLLNRLGRRS, encoded by the coding sequence GTGCGTCGGGTCTTGATCTTCCCTCTGCTGGCCGCTCAGGCCATGGTCGCGCAGAACGTTGTCGCCCAGGCCCCCTTCGGCATGTCGCCCGGTGGACCGAGCGCACCGTCGTCAATCCGGCCCGGGCCGCAGCAGGATCCCGGGCTGCAAGCCCCATCCGCGGCACCCTTCGAGATGCGCCAGCCCGGCGTGTCGCCCTCGCCCCCTCCCACAGCAGCGCCTGCGCCGCAATCCGGCAATGCAGCACCGTTCGCTGTAAGCCCGCAACGTCCGGCTCCCGCGTCTCCCCCGCCCCAGGCCGGAACATCTCCCGCCAGACCCGCCGCACTACCTGCAACAGGAACGGCAGCGGTCCGCAATCCAGCCCGCATTGAACGTCCCGTGCTTCCGTTCGAGACGATTCGCCTCGAGGGTGAGACGGATGCTCGATCCTGGACCTTCCATCTCACCCAGGATGAAGCCTCGAGTGGCGCCAGCATCGCGCTCGGCTACAAGAATGCCGTCGTGGCGATGCCCGAAGGCTCGCGCTTGAGAATCGCCATCAACGGCGAATCGGTCGTCGACACGCCGATCTCGTCGCCCACCGACGTCAAGCACATGACGGCCTCGATCCGACCCGGTCTCCTGCGGGCCGGGCAGAACATCATCCGGATGGAAGCCTTCCAGCGCCACAGGACGGACTGCACGATCGAGGCCACCTACGAGCTCTGGACGGACGTGGACTCGGCCTCCACGAAGCTCGTCTTCGCGGACGGCGCGACCAAGACGCTGCGCGGCTTGGACGACCTGCCGGCCGTCGGCGTCGACAACACAGGCGTGACGACAATTCGCGTGGTCGCCCCCAAGATCTACCGCCCGGAGGTCCGCGACCGGCTGCTGCGCCTCGTACAGCTCGTCGCCCTGCGCGGACGTTATGCCCATCCTGTGATCCAGGTGGTGGAAGCCGATCCCGGTCCATCCCCCATCGGCACGATCAAGGTCGCCATGGGCTTGGCCAGCGAGTTGCGCGGCCTGATTTCAGGCGTGCCGGATGCCGCCATGATCCAGCCCCTGACCATGATGATGCAGGAGACAGGCTCCCTGGGCTCGACCCTGGTCGTGTCCGGGCCGACTTGGCAGGATCTGGACACCGCCATCGGCATCGTTGGCACGAAAGGCATCAATGCCACGCGGACCGAACGCGGCATGATCGACACCGCCTCGTGGCAATGGCCGGAGGTTCCGACCGCCTTCGGTGCGCAATCCTTCCGCTTCGCGGATCTGGGTGTGCCGACGCAGGAATTCTCAGGACGGCGGTTGAAGACCGGCTTTTCCATCAACCTGCCATCCGATTTCTACGCCACGGAATATGGCGAGGCTATCCTGAACCTCGATGCGGCGTATACGTCAGCCGTGCGTCCGGGCAGCCATGTCAACGTGTTCGTCAACGGCATGATCAGCACGCAGATGACGATCACCTCGCAAGGAGACATCGTCCGGCGGCACAAGATCAGAGTGCCTCTCAGGAACTTCAAGTCGGGGCTCAACCACATCACCATCGAGGCTATCCTGCTGACGGACGCGGACGAGCGTTGCGCCCCGGGAGAAACCCTCTCCGAGGCGAACCGCTTCGTCCTGTTCGATACGACCACGCTCGAGTTTCCGACCTATGGGCGGATTGGGCGGCTGCCGGACCTCGCCGTCATGAGCGCAGGTCACTTTCCGGACGACGACCTTCCGACGACGGTGGTTTTAGCCCGGCTCGACCCTCCGAACTATTCCGCAGCCGGCACCCTGCTTGCCCGCATGGCGCGCAGCGCCGGCACGCCGGTGCGCGCGCAGTTCTCCAACGCTGCATCGGCGGACGACGAATCCGTGCTCTTCATCGGCGCCGTCGATCAGATCCCGGCAGGTCTGCTCAACCGCGTGAAGGTGTCGGAACATCTGCGCATGATCTGGCCATCAACGCCGGCGGTCGGCGAGAAGGCCGGTCAGCAGACGGCCAGTCCAGATTTCAGCCTTCCCGCCTCCCAGGCTTCTCCGGACCGTATCGCTGCGGCCTCAACCGACGAAGTCCGAAAGCGCTGGTCGGAAACGTTCCAACGGCGCGGCGTCATTCAGCAGACAATCGGTACGGTGCAGGACTGGCTGGAGAGGACCTTCAGCCTCTCCCTCGGCTCCTTGGCGCTGGATGAGCGCAGCGAGGCCCCCTATGAACCGCCGCAGCGCGCGTCTCTGCTCATTGCGCAAAGCCGCACCGAAGCATCCGGGGTCTGGACCCTCGTGACGGCCCGGACAGATAAGGGCCTTGCGGCCGAAACGGCCCGCTTGGCCAATCCGACGGTCTGGTCCCAGGTCGCAGGCCGGGCCGTGGCTCTCGAACCTCGGGAGATGAAGCTGCAGGTCGAGCCGATCAAGGACTACCGTTTCGTGCAGACGCTGCCACCCTCACTGACGAATCTGCGTCTCGTAGCGGCGAACTGGATGTCCGCCAACATCCTCCCCTACGCTCTTCTTTTGCTGGCTTGCTGTACGTTCCTGGGCATCGCGACCTCCCTGCTTCTGAACCGTCTGGGGCGCCGCTCATGA
- a CDS encoding glycosyl hydrolase family 8 translates to MASSQSVAVQPLNVMGSISPADWEAYRSRFVDDTGRVIDTANGNISHSEGQGYGLLLALAAADRRSFEQIWNFTFTELLIRDDNLAAWKWDPAGKPRVTDRNNASDGDLLIAYALAKAGSAWQEPRYTTAAQKLAKAIGKSTFSRSGRSLVLLPGVQGFGPGDRPDGPVVNLSYWVFEAFPVLAALAPEYEWNRVWRDGVMLLQQATSGRIRLPTDWISLQNGLQPQPADGFPPEFGYNSLRIPLYLLRAGMTDMEWLRALKQRWSAENEGVAVVNVVTGQIRERLTDQGYAILPAALACALDGTPVPDSLKTFEPSLYYPSTLYLLAKSLLGEKYPQCV, encoded by the coding sequence ATGGCTTCGTCCCAGAGCGTTGCAGTTCAGCCATTGAACGTCATGGGGAGCATCTCCCCGGCGGACTGGGAGGCTTATCGCTCGCGGTTCGTGGACGATACCGGAAGGGTCATCGATACGGCCAACGGCAATATCAGTCACAGCGAGGGCCAGGGATACGGGCTGCTGCTTGCCCTGGCGGCCGCCGACCGACGCTCCTTCGAGCAAATCTGGAACTTCACATTCACCGAACTTCTCATCCGGGACGACAACCTGGCCGCATGGAAATGGGATCCTGCGGGCAAGCCGCGAGTCACCGATCGCAACAACGCCTCCGACGGCGATCTGCTCATCGCCTACGCGTTGGCCAAGGCCGGATCCGCCTGGCAGGAGCCCCGCTACACGACAGCCGCGCAGAAGCTCGCCAAGGCGATCGGCAAGAGCACGTTCAGCCGGAGCGGGCGATCCCTGGTCCTCCTGCCGGGCGTTCAAGGCTTCGGCCCTGGCGACCGTCCCGATGGCCCCGTCGTGAACCTCTCCTACTGGGTTTTCGAAGCCTTTCCTGTCCTTGCGGCCCTCGCACCCGAATACGAGTGGAACCGCGTCTGGAGGGACGGGGTCATGCTGCTGCAGCAGGCGACCTCGGGCCGCATCAGGCTCCCAACCGACTGGATTTCGCTCCAGAACGGACTTCAGCCCCAGCCGGCGGATGGTTTTCCTCCCGAGTTCGGTTACAACTCGTTAAGGATACCGCTTTACCTGTTGAGAGCAGGGATGACTGACATGGAGTGGCTGAGGGCTCTCAAGCAGCGCTGGTCTGCGGAGAACGAAGGGGTTGCCGTGGTCAATGTAGTGACCGGACAGATCCGGGAGCGGCTGACCGATCAGGGTTACGCCATTCTGCCTGCAGCCCTCGCCTGTGCGCTGGACGGAACACCTGTTCCCGATTCGCTGAAGACCTTCGAGCCGAGCCTCTATTATCCGTCGACCCTGTATCTGTTGGCCAAATCCCTGCTTGGTGAAAAATACCCGCAATGCGTCTAG
- a CDS encoding tetratricopeptide repeat protein produces the protein MRLVGSAITIAVAILGFAAIAQQTGSDGNQPPAAAPPSPPANGSQPQVDESALRYFASQGDTRRVNAEIARLRALYPNWSPPSDLSQLSGNPGAAAPDPLIERLWNLYREDRIAEVRAAIAERQTTDSNWKPPEELIAALETVEARRRLTNASDTGQWRTVLQVATEAPSLLTCVNVDVLWRVAEAFARTDQVNRTRDVYTYLLQNCANPGERLATLQKALTLLSETQVAALLQFERKTGESPDDFSSIRDELARRRVERASLDSKATASAEDLGVMERVIQNSSDAGPVLILGWYNYHHGNPARALELFKTALDRNGGTKAAEGYAMTLRALERITDAEAFADEWRERAPENMKIYLDVATALLSQDPPPRLEPQVLARIVPVVTAQRFPDAAQALGWYSYNTQQIRTARDWFRTALSWKADDEPSAYGLALTTQRVNDRAGFNAVVAQWRSRSQRIADLANGVSTPSGQQPAVVAQIPMAQPVETAAPPVQPRPESRQVTADRVETEQTFSRTEVNVRRRQTQARSALGRNCAMTRNPGGLTGDTALTRGWCLMEINRPMEAVAAFDQALTTGSSRTRQEAAYGKSLAYLRKNLTSEAAIAAAEAPQTRERRAELGASILTQRALAAYRDGRYVETLLTLSERARIVPEQNDLLLIRGWSYLKLGRYVDAEKVFRAVQQTGYSEEAAAGLNAIAEVTGQMRY, from the coding sequence ATGCGTCTAGTCGGCAGCGCCATAACGATTGCGGTCGCGATCCTGGGCTTCGCGGCAATCGCGCAGCAGACGGGGTCGGACGGCAATCAGCCGCCCGCCGCAGCGCCGCCGTCGCCTCCCGCAAACGGGTCTCAGCCGCAGGTCGATGAGTCCGCCTTGCGCTATTTCGCATCGCAGGGCGATACCCGCCGCGTGAACGCGGAAATTGCACGGTTGCGCGCGCTCTACCCCAACTGGTCACCCCCGAGTGACCTGTCGCAGCTCTCGGGGAATCCCGGCGCCGCGGCACCCGACCCGCTCATCGAGCGACTGTGGAACCTCTATCGCGAAGACCGAATCGCCGAGGTCCGCGCTGCAATCGCAGAGCGTCAGACTACTGACTCGAACTGGAAGCCCCCGGAGGAACTGATCGCCGCCCTCGAGACGGTCGAGGCGCGGCGCCGCCTGACCAATGCGTCGGACACGGGCCAGTGGCGCACGGTTCTGCAAGTTGCCACGGAAGCGCCCAGTCTTCTCACCTGCGTCAACGTAGACGTGCTCTGGCGGGTGGCTGAAGCTTTCGCACGAACCGACCAAGTGAACAGGACGAGGGACGTCTACACTTATCTCCTGCAGAATTGCGCCAATCCGGGCGAACGCCTGGCAACCCTGCAGAAGGCCTTGACCCTGCTTTCCGAGACACAGGTGGCCGCTCTGCTCCAGTTCGAGCGCAAGACGGGCGAGTCACCGGACGATTTCAGCTCCATCCGCGACGAACTGGCCCGTCGCCGTGTCGAGCGGGCTTCCCTCGACAGCAAGGCAACCGCCTCGGCCGAGGATCTCGGCGTGATGGAGCGCGTGATCCAGAACTCGAGCGATGCCGGCCCCGTGCTGATCCTCGGATGGTACAACTACCACCATGGCAATCCCGCCCGTGCCCTCGAACTGTTCAAGACGGCCCTTGACCGGAACGGGGGAACCAAGGCAGCAGAAGGCTACGCCATGACGCTGCGGGCCCTTGAGCGGATCACGGATGCGGAAGCCTTCGCCGATGAATGGCGGGAGCGTGCACCCGAGAACATGAAGATCTATCTCGACGTGGCCACGGCGCTCCTCAGCCAGGACCCGCCGCCACGCCTCGAACCGCAAGTGCTTGCACGAATCGTCCCGGTTGTCACGGCTCAGCGCTTCCCCGACGCGGCACAGGCCCTGGGCTGGTACTCCTACAACACCCAGCAGATCCGCACGGCGCGCGACTGGTTCCGGACAGCCCTGTCCTGGAAGGCCGACGACGAGCCTTCCGCCTATGGATTGGCTCTCACGACCCAGCGTGTGAACGACCGGGCGGGCTTCAACGCTGTCGTCGCTCAATGGCGGAGCCGCTCGCAGCGGATCGCGGACCTTGCGAACGGGGTCAGCACGCCCTCCGGACAGCAGCCTGCCGTTGTTGCGCAGATTCCTATGGCACAGCCGGTCGAGACTGCCGCGCCGCCGGTTCAGCCTCGACCGGAGTCCCGTCAGGTGACCGCCGACCGGGTCGAGACCGAGCAGACCTTCTCCCGCACCGAAGTCAATGTCCGCCGCAGGCAGACCCAGGCCCGCTCTGCCCTCGGGCGCAACTGCGCCATGACGCGCAATCCCGGCGGGCTGACAGGCGACACTGCCCTCACCCGCGGCTGGTGCCTCATGGAGATCAACCGACCCATGGAAGCCGTGGCTGCCTTCGATCAAGCCCTCACCACCGGCAGCAGCCGCACCCGCCAGGAGGCTGCCTACGGCAAGTCCCTCGCATACCTGCGCAAGAACCTGACGTCCGAAGCGGCCATCGCTGCCGCCGAAGCACCGCAGACGCGGGAGCGCCGCGCGGAACTGGGCGCCTCGATCCTGACGCAGCGAGCGTTAGCGGCCTACCGCGACGGACGTTATGTGGAAACTCTCCTCACCCTGAGCGAGCGGGCCCGGATCGTTCCGGAGCAGAACGATCTTCTGCTCATTCGAGGCTGGTCCTACCTCAAGCTCGGTCGCTACGTCGACGCGGAAAAGGTTTTCCGTGCCGTTCAGCAAACCGGCTATTCCGAGGAAGCCGCCGCCGGACTGAATGCCATCGCCGAAGTGACCGGCCAGATGCGCTATTAG
- a CDS encoding chemotaxis protein CheW, with protein sequence MANLQIILFDVCGIACALHRTAAREFLPLPHLWRPPVLPRPVAGFFNLGGHAVPVLRLDVLFGLQPSENGPEADLYRHLVLIDRLGASGGAALLVDRVLDVASVDTSQVSPIREEGSLNGCVEAEVTWDGHLVHLLSVDRILLAEEQQVLAELGRQAQNRLGQWVVPA encoded by the coding sequence ATGGCGAACCTGCAGATCATCCTGTTCGACGTATGTGGCATCGCATGTGCCCTGCACCGGACCGCTGCACGCGAGTTCCTGCCGCTGCCGCACCTGTGGCGCCCGCCGGTCCTGCCGCGCCCCGTAGCAGGATTCTTCAACCTGGGCGGCCACGCGGTTCCTGTACTCCGCCTTGACGTTCTGTTCGGACTTCAGCCCAGCGAAAATGGCCCCGAGGCGGATCTCTATCGCCATCTGGTCCTGATCGACCGGCTCGGCGCATCAGGGGGAGCTGCGCTCCTCGTGGACAGGGTTCTCGATGTGGCCAGCGTGGATACGTCTCAGGTCTCACCCATCCGGGAAGAGGGGTCCCTCAACGGCTGCGTGGAGGCAGAGGTTACGTGGGATGGGCATCTCGTCCATCTGCTCTCGGTTGATCGCATCCTCCTCGCCGAGGAGCAGCAGGTTCTGGCAGAGCTCGGACGCCAGGCCCAGAACCGGCTCGGTCAATGGGTGGTTCCGGCCTGA
- a CDS encoding CheR family methyltransferase → MAVRASAVPPIDAGFPELKSRIIERTGHFYYQDKDELLWERVRKRLRATGLRNSGQYLSLLADAISGSAEWAKLETEITIGETFFFRYAEQFVALRETILPEIIGRKTATRRLRIWSAGCSTGAEPYSLAILVNEILGENLVNWRVSIIGTDINDSFLNLAKQAKFGKWALRSMPAPERKRYFLDAGKDLWQVRPEFRSLVRFEKHNLLSLLDGTSSLELTDFDLILCRNVLIYFHPDTVIRIVEALRDRLSEEGWMLLGHAEPNPTFSAMMQTLNLPGTVAYRPRSGDTPPPPPAPSGQVLKDWVPLLPAPKPAEHAKRQPPPRPTPTTSKHLATSTGPAPEALLDEIRARANGGAFATADALCRQAIASQPLNAVLHFYQGLVLQALRRPDAAEKSFLKCIYLAKSFAMAHYHLGLLLLAEGRSDPARRALTNAARIAAAMPDDRPLEEADGLTARDLGNLVRIHLEAAKPPKSRR, encoded by the coding sequence ATGGCCGTACGCGCTTCCGCCGTCCCGCCGATCGATGCCGGCTTTCCTGAATTGAAAAGCCGCATCATCGAGCGCACGGGGCATTTCTATTACCAAGACAAGGACGAACTGCTCTGGGAGCGCGTCCGCAAGCGCCTGCGCGCCACGGGCCTTCGCAATTCAGGTCAGTATCTCAGTCTCCTGGCCGACGCCATCTCCGGCTCTGCCGAATGGGCCAAGCTGGAAACCGAGATCACCATCGGTGAAACCTTCTTCTTCCGCTACGCGGAGCAGTTTGTGGCACTGCGCGAGACGATCCTGCCCGAGATCATCGGGAGGAAAACCGCTACGCGACGGCTGAGGATCTGGAGTGCAGGCTGCTCGACCGGGGCGGAACCCTATTCTCTAGCCATTCTGGTCAACGAGATTCTCGGCGAGAACCTCGTGAATTGGCGTGTCAGCATCATCGGCACGGACATCAATGACAGCTTCCTCAACCTTGCCAAGCAGGCGAAGTTCGGAAAATGGGCGCTTCGGTCGATGCCAGCTCCCGAGCGGAAACGCTACTTCCTGGACGCCGGAAAGGACCTGTGGCAGGTGCGGCCTGAATTCCGCTCCCTGGTCCGGTTCGAAAAGCATAATCTCCTGAGCCTGCTCGACGGCACCTCGTCCCTGGAACTGACTGATTTCGACCTGATCCTCTGCCGCAATGTCCTAATCTACTTTCATCCGGATACCGTGATCCGGATCGTCGAAGCCCTACGCGACCGCCTCTCCGAGGAGGGTTGGATGCTGCTGGGCCACGCGGAGCCGAATCCGACGTTCTCGGCCATGATGCAGACCCTGAATCTGCCAGGGACAGTGGCCTACCGGCCCCGCTCAGGCGACACGCCTCCGCCACCTCCTGCTCCGTCCGGGCAAGTTCTGAAGGATTGGGTGCCGCTCCTCCCGGCTCCGAAGCCCGCCGAACACGCGAAACGGCAGCCCCCGCCACGCCCTACCCCTACGACGTCGAAACACCTTGCAACCTCCACGGGCCCAGCCCCGGAAGCCCTGCTGGACGAGATCAGAGCCCGCGCGAACGGCGGCGCTTTCGCAACCGCCGATGCTCTGTGCCGGCAAGCCATTGCCTCTCAGCCCCTGAACGCTGTCCTCCACTTCTATCAGGGTCTCGTCCTGCAGGCGCTGAGGCGACCCGATGCTGCCGAGAAGAGCTTCCTTAAATGCATCTACCTCGCTAAAAGCTTTGCCATGGCTCACTACCATCTCGGACTGCTGCTGCTTGCGGAGGGGCGATCCGATCCCGCCCGGCGTGCTCTGACCAATGCCGCCCGCATTGCGGCAGCGATGCCCGATGACCGGCCGCTCGAGGAGGCGGATGGCCTCACAGCTCGGGACTTAGGCAATCTGGTCCGCATCCATCTCGAAGCGGCAAAGCCGCCCAAGTCCCGGAGATAA
- a CDS encoding chemotaxis protein CheW: MARSVRRKLRQIERARIRTVEERTQQIFDERTERLAARRDAADSPAEALPRALICGASRERFGLPIDAIAEVLPPQSCMPVPDGPPALVGLFGRSGRLVSVIDLDLALGLEPTSPDYENHHFVLLRREHPQVALRVERAYAVADVLPLMGEEAASFRNDAVTGYGKVQSEDADREETLSLLDVEGLLRPFLPAASVPGV; the protein is encoded by the coding sequence ATGGCGAGATCGGTGCGTCGCAAGCTGAGGCAGATTGAACGGGCCCGGATTCGAACCGTTGAAGAGCGCACGCAGCAGATCTTCGACGAGCGGACGGAACGTCTCGCGGCTCGAAGGGATGCAGCGGACAGTCCGGCGGAAGCTTTACCCCGCGCCCTGATATGCGGCGCAAGCCGGGAGCGTTTCGGTCTTCCGATCGATGCCATCGCGGAGGTTCTGCCGCCTCAAAGCTGCATGCCCGTTCCCGATGGACCGCCGGCTCTGGTTGGCTTGTTCGGGCGGAGCGGCAGGCTTGTGAGCGTGATCGATCTTGACCTAGCCCTGGGCCTCGAACCCACCTCTCCGGATTACGAGAACCATCATTTCGTCCTGCTGCGTCGTGAACACCCGCAAGTCGCCCTCCGGGTCGAGCGGGCCTACGCCGTCGCGGACGTTCTTCCGCTAATGGGAGAGGAGGCTGCAAGCTTCCGCAACGACGCCGTCACCGGGTATGGCAAGGTCCAGTCCGAGGATGCGGATCGCGAGGAAACACTCTCCCTTCTCGATGTCGAGGGCCTCTTGCGCCCCTTCCTGCCTGCAGCTTCTGTTCCTGGAGTCTAA
- a CDS encoding methyl-accepting chemotaxis protein: MTISIANRILLGFAVIVALMIGLGIYAINQLDDVRQSTETIVTRDLALMRQIEDLGDLQNNMRGLREEILSRFYLRSLGQQQAAGDDLARSWEQQAAAAEASMAQALTTVNDFAARSITSQRAEAWRRITEILNRASGDLRQLRSSTERQFAAEQSNDLAGVAATQNALNASRESWNRNLVQARSVLGEAITIGQKRIGEVYEQSRMSIILAVAGAALLSILITYALRSSITGPLGVFMNFVERVGRGELGGQMAVTGKDEIGHLGATLNTMVEGLRQLAQQSREATENLNAAAAEIRASTQEQAASVEEQLAAVQETAATVDEITHSGTQIGKRAQEVIASAQAAAQTSISGLQAVEETARAMDAIREQAEAVAENIVALSEKTQAVGEIIASVNDISERTHLLALNAAIEAAAAGENGRSFAVVASEMKTLADQAKDATLQVRSILGDIQRGINSSVMLTEEAVKRVAAGKERTDITQQTITGISGQIQESVQTFQQIIASTNQQQLGIEQVMGALQNIRQASQQTAAGTRQLDTAAANLSSLAQQLLGLAERYRL, from the coding sequence GTGACGATCTCGATCGCCAATCGCATTCTTCTCGGCTTCGCCGTCATCGTCGCGCTGATGATCGGCCTCGGCATCTATGCCATCAATCAGCTCGACGACGTCCGACAGTCGACTGAGACGATCGTGACACGCGATCTCGCCTTGATGCGTCAGATTGAAGATCTCGGCGATCTGCAGAACAACATGCGTGGACTACGGGAGGAAATCCTCTCCCGCTTCTACCTGCGCTCCCTCGGGCAGCAGCAGGCAGCCGGGGACGATCTGGCGCGCTCCTGGGAGCAGCAGGCCGCCGCAGCCGAAGCCTCGATGGCGCAGGCGCTTACAACCGTGAACGATTTCGCCGCGCGTTCGATCACCTCCCAGAGAGCGGAAGCCTGGCGTCGCATCACCGAGATCCTCAACCGTGCCAGTGGAGACCTGCGCCAGCTCCGCTCATCGACGGAAAGGCAGTTCGCAGCAGAGCAGAGCAACGATCTGGCAGGGGTGGCGGCGACACAGAACGCTCTGAACGCCAGTCGCGAGTCCTGGAACAGAAACCTGGTTCAAGCCCGTAGCGTCCTGGGCGAAGCGATCACGATCGGACAGAAACGGATCGGTGAAGTCTACGAGCAGAGCCGGATGTCGATCATCCTGGCCGTGGCGGGCGCTGCGCTTCTGAGCATCCTCATCACGTACGCCCTGCGCTCGTCCATCACGGGACCGCTCGGCGTCTTCATGAACTTCGTCGAGCGGGTTGGGCGGGGCGAATTGGGGGGCCAGATGGCAGTGACGGGCAAGGACGAGATCGGCCATCTCGGCGCAACCCTCAATACCATGGTCGAGGGCCTACGTCAGCTTGCCCAGCAGAGCCGCGAGGCGACAGAGAACCTGAACGCGGCAGCTGCGGAGATCCGTGCCTCGACCCAGGAGCAGGCTGCGTCGGTCGAAGAGCAGTTGGCAGCCGTTCAGGAAACCGCTGCGACCGTAGACGAGATCACGCATTCCGGTACCCAGATCGGCAAGCGTGCGCAGGAAGTCATCGCATCCGCGCAGGCTGCTGCGCAGACCAGCATCTCAGGATTGCAGGCTGTGGAGGAAACCGCACGTGCAATGGATGCGATCCGCGAGCAGGCGGAGGCGGTTGCGGAAAACATCGTCGCTTTGAGCGAGAAGACGCAGGCCGTCGGCGAGATCATCGCGTCGGTCAACGACATTTCCGAGCGCACGCATCTTCTCGCCCTCAATGCAGCCATCGAAGCCGCTGCAGCGGGCGAGAACGGGCGCAGCTTCGCAGTGGTCGCGTCTGAGATGAAGACTCTTGCCGATCAGGCCAAGGATGCGACCCTGCAGGTGCGCTCGATCCTGGGTGACATTCAGCGCGGCATCAATTCGTCCGTCATGCTCACGGAGGAAGCGGTCAAGCGCGTTGCCGCCGGCAAGGAGCGGACGGACATCACACAGCAAACCATCACCGGGATCTCCGGCCAGATCCAGGAGAGCGTCCAGACCTTCCAGCAGATCATCGCCTCGACGAACCAGCAGCAACTCGGCATCGAGCAGGTGATGGGCGCTCTCCAGAACATCCGTCAAGCCAGCCAGCAGACCGCCGCCGGCACGCGCCAGCTCGATACGGCAGCCGCCAACTTGTCCAGCCTTGCGCAGCAGCTGCTCGGCCTCGCCGAGCGCTATCGTCTGTAA